From a single Alkalihalophilus pseudofirmus genomic region:
- the deoB gene encoding phosphopentomutase, whose product MSNQFKRVFLIVMDSVGIGESPDAARFGDIGSDTLGHIAEKMNGLTMPNMANLGLSHIKEIDGVEKVDKPIAHYGKMQEASNGKDTMTGHWEIMGLNIQEPFQVFPEGFPPELVAELERQTGRKVIGNKVASGTEILDELADEHVKTGALIVYTSADSVLQIAAHEEIVPIEELYDICEKARKLTLDPKYMVGRIIARPFIGTPGLWKRTANRHDYALKPFERTVMNELKDSGLDSIAIGKISDIYDGEGITEAIRTVSNDDGMEKLVGTMSKDFTGISFLNLVDFDALYGHRRDPIGYGEALEQFDRQLEEVFAQLRENDLLIITADHGNDPTHPGTDHTREYVPLLVHYKGQTEAKDLGIRQTFADIGATIADNFNVTLPKHGTSFLGDL is encoded by the coding sequence ATGAGCAATCAATTTAAGCGTGTATTTTTAATTGTGATGGATTCAGTAGGTATCGGAGAATCTCCTGATGCAGCAAGGTTTGGAGATATAGGTTCTGATACATTAGGACATATTGCAGAAAAGATGAATGGACTAACGATGCCTAATATGGCAAACCTTGGATTAAGTCATATTAAAGAAATAGATGGGGTAGAAAAAGTAGACAAGCCAATCGCTCATTACGGTAAGATGCAGGAAGCATCTAACGGAAAAGATACGATGACAGGTCATTGGGAAATTATGGGCCTGAATATCCAAGAACCATTTCAAGTCTTTCCAGAAGGTTTTCCGCCAGAATTAGTAGCAGAGCTTGAGCGCCAAACTGGCCGCAAAGTGATTGGTAATAAAGTAGCTTCCGGGACAGAAATTCTTGATGAACTAGCAGATGAACACGTTAAAACAGGAGCGCTGATTGTTTATACTTCAGCAGATTCTGTCTTACAAATCGCTGCGCATGAAGAGATTGTGCCAATTGAAGAATTATATGATATTTGTGAGAAAGCAAGAAAGCTGACACTCGATCCTAAGTACATGGTTGGCCGAATTATTGCTCGTCCTTTTATTGGTACGCCAGGTTTATGGAAGCGTACAGCGAACCGTCATGACTACGCTTTGAAGCCTTTTGAGCGTACAGTTATGAATGAATTAAAGGATAGCGGATTAGATTCAATTGCTATCGGCAAAATTTCTGATATTTACGATGGCGAAGGAATTACAGAAGCAATTCGTACTGTGTCAAATGATGATGGGATGGAAAAATTGGTTGGGACGATGTCAAAAGATTTCACAGGAATCAGCTTTTTAAATTTAGTGGATTTTGATGCATTGTATGGCCATCGCAGAGACCCAATCGGGTACGGCGAGGCACTAGAGCAGTTTGACCGTCAGCTAGAAGAGGTATTTGCTCAGTTAAGAGAGAATGATTTATTAATCATTACAGCTGACCACGGAAATGATCCTACTCATCCAGGTACAGATCATACACGTGAATATGTTCCGTTGCTTGTGCACTATAAAGGGCAGACAGAAGCTAAAGATTTAGGGATTCGTCAAACATTTGCAGATATTGGAGCAACAATTGCTGATAACTTTAATGTGACTCTACCTAAACACGGGACAAGCTTTTTAGGCGATCTTTAA